One Oncorhynchus keta strain PuntledgeMale-10-30-2019 chromosome 11, Oket_V2, whole genome shotgun sequence DNA window includes the following coding sequences:
- the LOC118389922 gene encoding F-BAR and double SH3 domains protein 2-like isoform X1, whose protein sequence is MQPPPRKVKVTQELKHTHAEQISRLHIKHQTECDLLEDLRTFSQKKAAIERDYAQALQKLSNQYLKREWPASLPEEPTEHRNMYTVWKAYLEGTVHVTQSRITACENYRNQVSDPAKTARLQKEHQLRKCIDQLTLVQAELQDSVKELAKTRKKYQETETMAQAVRDKAEQDAKSKLSLFQSRSSLQRASVKLKAKRSECNSKANHARNDYLLTLAAANAHQQRYYDTDLIDCIKVLDGGIYEQVKDYLVSLSQTELEAYQAVHDTFNVVLESSNGVTQDFQQQQFVQHNPVFHSAPAILFQPSDTDKVGQLHKQSGTAEEHNLDKEARKWATRVAREHKSIIHSQRALEDYRTQQGPSEQNCSELELKMEVARENLRRAETVKLKAEARLALLREAGITVETWLKSAMNQVMEELENERWANLNTHDPSLSGTADLEREDEELEDSGEVLDDSSSIPSCTLRNYPLTCKVLYSYKASQPDELTIEEQEVLEVIDDGDMEDWVKARNRTSQVGYVPEKYLQLPSSNSLLSMLQALAALDARSHSSSNSTEPELLESELPTPGTPSVNGDSSSVCFAKALYDYAGQTDEELSFPEGAIIRVLSRETHEDDGFWEGEFNGAVGVFPAVLVEDLLAEGGSIADGENGDSLGEANSSTQVSPSPLSECSPRSPFQLGPFHSSPLQTPTLPSPQSSPSSASASPIPRPPSYINGHHRPPPAPLKSPLQSPSQSSTQPPRYPADRGAGGTIRPVRAAPPPPKPQQPRGQVKRREEVEITLV, encoded by the exons GCTCTACAGAAGCTGTCCAATCAGTACCTGAAAAGGGAATGGCCAGCCAGCCTACCAGAGGAGCCCACAGAACACAG GAACATGTATACAGTTTGGAAGGCCTACTTGGAGGGCACGGTGCATGTGACCCAGTCCAGGATCACGGCCTGTGAGAACTACAGGAACCAGGTGTCGGACCCAGCCAAGACTGCCAGGCTGCAGAAGGAGCATCAGCTCAGGAAG tgtattGACCAGCTGACGCTGGTGCAGGCAGAGCTGCAGGACTCTGTGAAGGAGCTGGCCAAGACCAGGAAGAAGTACCAGGAGACTGAGACCATGGCCCAGGCAGTCAGAGACAAGGCTGAGCAGGATGCcaa GTCCAAACTGAGTCTGTTCCAGTCCAGGTCCAGTCTGCAGCGGGCCAGTGTAAAG CTAAAAGCCAAAAGGAGTGAGTGTAACTCCAAAGCCAACCACGCCAGGAACGACTATCTGCTCACGCTAGCAGCGGCTAATGCCCACCAGCAGCGTTACTATGACACGGACCTGATCGACTGCATCAAG GTTCTGGATGGGGGCATCTATGAGCAGGTGAAGGACTACCTGGTCTCTCTGAGCCAGACGGAGTTGGAGGCCTACCAGGCTGTACACGACACCTTCAATGTCGTCCTGGAGAGCTCCAACGGG gtgACGCAGGACTTCCAACAGCAGCAGTTTGTACAGCacaacccagtgttccacagCGCCCCAGCCATCCTCTTCCAACCCAGCGACACTGACAAG GTGGGGCAGCTGCATAAGCAGAGTGGCACAGCGGAGGAGCACAATCTGGATAAGGAGGCACGGAAGTGGGCGACCCGAGTGGCACGAGAACACAAGAGCATCATCCACAGCCAGCgg GCCCTGGAGGACTATAGGACACAGCAGGGGCCATCTGAGCAGAACTGCAGTGAACTGGAACTCAAAATGGAGGTGGCCAGGGAGAACCTGCGGAGAGCTGAG ACGGTGAAACTGAAGGCGGAGGCTCGCCTGGCCCTGCTGAGAGAGGCAGGCATCACTGTGGAGACGTGGCTGAAGAGCGCCATGAACCAGGTGATGGAGGAGCTGGAGAACGAGCGGTGGGCTAACCTGAACACCCATGACCCTTCACTCTCC ggtacagctgacctggagagggaggatgaggagctGGAGGATAGTGGAGAGGTGTTGGACGACAGCAGCTctatcccctcctgtactctcagGAACTACCCCCTCACCTGCAAAGTGCTCTACTCATACAAG GCGTCACAGCCAGACGAGCTGACCATCGAGGAACAGGAGGTGCTGGAGGTTATTGATGATGGGGACATGGAGGACTGGGTCAAG GCCAGGAACCGGACGAGCCAGGTGGGTTACGTCCCGGAGAAGTACCTGCAGCTGCCCTCGTCTAACAGCCTACTGAGCATGCTCCAGGCTCTGGCCGCCCTGGACGCCCGATCCCACTCCTCCAGCAACTCCACCGAGCCCGAGCTGCTTGAATCAGAGCTGCCCACACCGGGCACGCCCAGCGTCAACGGCGACTCCAGCAGTG TGTGCTTTGCCAAGGCCCTGTACGACTATGCGGGCCAGACAGACGAGGAGCTCTCGTTCCCTGAGGGCGCCATCATCCGCGTCCTGAGCCGTGAAACCCACGAGGATGATGGCTTTTGGGAGGGCGAGTTTAACGGCGCCGTTGGCGTCTTCCCCGCCGTGCTGGTGGAGGACCTGCTGGCGGAGGGTGGCTCCATTGCAGACGGCGAGAATGGCGACAGCCTAGGAGAGGCCAACAGCAGCACGCAG GTGtcaccctctcctctttctgAGTGCTCCCCACGGAGCCCCTTTCAGCTGGGCCCGTTCCACAGCAGCCCCCTCCAGACCCCCACTCTGCCCTCACCCCAGTCCAGCCCCTCTAGTGCCAGTGCCTCCCCCATACCTCGCCCACCCTCCTACATCAACGGTCACCATAGGCCACCGCCTGCACCACTCAAAAGCCCCTTACAGA GTCCTTCCCAGAGCTCCACCCAGCCCCCCAGGTACCCAGCAGATCGTGGTGCGGGAGGCACCATTCGACCT GTCCGCGCTGCTCCACCACCCCCCAAGCCGCAGCAGCCTCGCGGCCAGgtgaagagaagggaggaggtggagatcaCTCTGGTGTAA
- the LOC118389922 gene encoding F-BAR and double SH3 domains protein 2-like isoform X2 codes for MYTVWKAYLEGTVHVTQSRITACENYRNQVSDPAKTARLQKEHQLRKCIDQLTLVQAELQDSVKELAKTRKKYQETETMAQAVRDKAEQDAKSKLSLFQSRSSLQRASVKLKAKRSECNSKANHARNDYLLTLAAANAHQQRYYDTDLIDCIKVLDGGIYEQVKDYLVSLSQTELEAYQAVHDTFNVVLESSNGVTQDFQQQQFVQHNPVFHSAPAILFQPSDTDKVGQLHKQSGTAEEHNLDKEARKWATRVAREHKSIIHSQRALEDYRTQQGPSEQNCSELELKMEVARENLRRAETVKLKAEARLALLREAGITVETWLKSAMNQVMEELENERWANLNTHDPSLSGTADLEREDEELEDSGEVLDDSSSIPSCTLRNYPLTCKVLYSYKASQPDELTIEEQEVLEVIDDGDMEDWVKARNRTSQVGYVPEKYLQLPSSNSLLSMLQALAALDARSHSSSNSTEPELLESELPTPGTPSVNGDSSSVCFAKALYDYAGQTDEELSFPEGAIIRVLSRETHEDDGFWEGEFNGAVGVFPAVLVEDLLAEGGSIADGENGDSLGEANSSTQVSPSPLSECSPRSPFQLGPFHSSPLQTPTLPSPQSSPSSASASPIPRPPSYINGHHRPPPAPLKSPLQSPSQSSTQPPRYPADRGAGGTIRPVRAAPPPPKPQQPRGQVKRREEVEITLV; via the exons ATGTATACAGTTTGGAAGGCCTACTTGGAGGGCACGGTGCATGTGACCCAGTCCAGGATCACGGCCTGTGAGAACTACAGGAACCAGGTGTCGGACCCAGCCAAGACTGCCAGGCTGCAGAAGGAGCATCAGCTCAGGAAG tgtattGACCAGCTGACGCTGGTGCAGGCAGAGCTGCAGGACTCTGTGAAGGAGCTGGCCAAGACCAGGAAGAAGTACCAGGAGACTGAGACCATGGCCCAGGCAGTCAGAGACAAGGCTGAGCAGGATGCcaa GTCCAAACTGAGTCTGTTCCAGTCCAGGTCCAGTCTGCAGCGGGCCAGTGTAAAG CTAAAAGCCAAAAGGAGTGAGTGTAACTCCAAAGCCAACCACGCCAGGAACGACTATCTGCTCACGCTAGCAGCGGCTAATGCCCACCAGCAGCGTTACTATGACACGGACCTGATCGACTGCATCAAG GTTCTGGATGGGGGCATCTATGAGCAGGTGAAGGACTACCTGGTCTCTCTGAGCCAGACGGAGTTGGAGGCCTACCAGGCTGTACACGACACCTTCAATGTCGTCCTGGAGAGCTCCAACGGG gtgACGCAGGACTTCCAACAGCAGCAGTTTGTACAGCacaacccagtgttccacagCGCCCCAGCCATCCTCTTCCAACCCAGCGACACTGACAAG GTGGGGCAGCTGCATAAGCAGAGTGGCACAGCGGAGGAGCACAATCTGGATAAGGAGGCACGGAAGTGGGCGACCCGAGTGGCACGAGAACACAAGAGCATCATCCACAGCCAGCgg GCCCTGGAGGACTATAGGACACAGCAGGGGCCATCTGAGCAGAACTGCAGTGAACTGGAACTCAAAATGGAGGTGGCCAGGGAGAACCTGCGGAGAGCTGAG ACGGTGAAACTGAAGGCGGAGGCTCGCCTGGCCCTGCTGAGAGAGGCAGGCATCACTGTGGAGACGTGGCTGAAGAGCGCCATGAACCAGGTGATGGAGGAGCTGGAGAACGAGCGGTGGGCTAACCTGAACACCCATGACCCTTCACTCTCC ggtacagctgacctggagagggaggatgaggagctGGAGGATAGTGGAGAGGTGTTGGACGACAGCAGCTctatcccctcctgtactctcagGAACTACCCCCTCACCTGCAAAGTGCTCTACTCATACAAG GCGTCACAGCCAGACGAGCTGACCATCGAGGAACAGGAGGTGCTGGAGGTTATTGATGATGGGGACATGGAGGACTGGGTCAAG GCCAGGAACCGGACGAGCCAGGTGGGTTACGTCCCGGAGAAGTACCTGCAGCTGCCCTCGTCTAACAGCCTACTGAGCATGCTCCAGGCTCTGGCCGCCCTGGACGCCCGATCCCACTCCTCCAGCAACTCCACCGAGCCCGAGCTGCTTGAATCAGAGCTGCCCACACCGGGCACGCCCAGCGTCAACGGCGACTCCAGCAGTG TGTGCTTTGCCAAGGCCCTGTACGACTATGCGGGCCAGACAGACGAGGAGCTCTCGTTCCCTGAGGGCGCCATCATCCGCGTCCTGAGCCGTGAAACCCACGAGGATGATGGCTTTTGGGAGGGCGAGTTTAACGGCGCCGTTGGCGTCTTCCCCGCCGTGCTGGTGGAGGACCTGCTGGCGGAGGGTGGCTCCATTGCAGACGGCGAGAATGGCGACAGCCTAGGAGAGGCCAACAGCAGCACGCAG GTGtcaccctctcctctttctgAGTGCTCCCCACGGAGCCCCTTTCAGCTGGGCCCGTTCCACAGCAGCCCCCTCCAGACCCCCACTCTGCCCTCACCCCAGTCCAGCCCCTCTAGTGCCAGTGCCTCCCCCATACCTCGCCCACCCTCCTACATCAACGGTCACCATAGGCCACCGCCTGCACCACTCAAAAGCCCCTTACAGA GTCCTTCCCAGAGCTCCACCCAGCCCCCCAGGTACCCAGCAGATCGTGGTGCGGGAGGCACCATTCGACCT GTCCGCGCTGCTCCACCACCCCCCAAGCCGCAGCAGCCTCGCGGCCAGgtgaagagaagggaggaggtggagatcaCTCTGGTGTAA